A single region of the Thermus aquaticus genome encodes:
- a CDS encoding transketolase C-terminal domain-containing protein, producing the protein QKMGGFGSAVLEALNEMGLRPEVRVLGLPDRFLEHGPIPSLHRQAGIDPEGIRKALEEMGVERVRERA; encoded by the coding sequence CCAGAAGATGGGCGGCTTCGGGAGCGCCGTCCTGGAGGCCCTGAACGAGATGGGCCTGAGGCCCGAGGTCCGGGTCCTGGGCCTTCCCGACCGCTTCCTGGAGCACGGGCCCATCCCGAGCCTCCACCGCCAGGCGGGGATAGACCCGGAGGGCATCCGCAAGGCTCTGGAGGAGATGGGGGTGGAGCGGGTCCGTGAGCGGGCCTGA
- a CDS encoding MBL fold metallo-hydrolase, which yields MSGPEVLRFAANLYRVPLEEGYFLVDAGLPWEARRLLALLKTPPRLLFLTHHHLDHSGGGRAPSGRFWLPLPAPPREWPSLTGESPRPPLPIPLLGKALANLGPPIPKEALVPVEEGEEVHGWRVVALPGHTLGQVGLYREKVLLA from the coding sequence GTGAGCGGGCCTGAGGTCCTGCGCTTCGCCGCCAACCTCTACCGCGTCCCCCTGGAGGAGGGTTACTTCCTGGTGGACGCGGGCCTCCCTTGGGAGGCCAGGAGGCTTCTTGCCCTCCTCAAGACCCCGCCCCGGCTCCTCTTCCTCACCCACCACCACCTGGACCATAGCGGCGGGGGTAGAGCCCCCTCGGGGCGCTTTTGGCTCCCCCTCCCCGCCCCCCCCAGGGAGTGGCCCTCCCTGACCGGGGAAAGCCCCCGCCCGCCCCTGCCCATCCCCCTTTTGGGCAAGGCCCTGGCCAACCTGGGCCCGCCCATCCCCAAGGAGGCCTTGGTGCCCGTGGAGGAAGGGGAAGAGGTCCATGGCTGGCGGGTGGTGGCCCTGCCCGGCCACACCCTGGGCCAGGTGGGCCTTTACCGGGAAAAGGTCCTCCTGGC